One stretch of Euphorbia lathyris chromosome 7, ddEupLath1.1, whole genome shotgun sequence DNA includes these proteins:
- the LOC136235762 gene encoding uncharacterized protein isoform X3: MMIATSNYKCGLTRGIQIQSSSSMPPTLLFPFSTTIRMRSDSVNVCKSKLSVVNSKKANLSAAKKERIPLPVTDEGYRFSEFLSHPFGIRAMLNTNALQNFESLDTNTYRCFLRKLQLLNFEAAPVLELRVTPTEEDCVVEMLSCKFRGSEILERQNKYFTAFMMNRVTWNTIDSEPFLEADMKLNVTLEIYTAPFTLLPESAVEGPGNLKCDEIQNGSSSGG, from the exons ATGATGATAGCAACTAGTAATTACAAATGCGGATTAACAAgaggaattcaaattcaaagCTCCTCCTCCATGCCTCCAACCTTGCTTTTTCCATTCTCCACCACAATCAG GATGAGGAGTGATAGCGTAAATGTATGCAAATCCAAATTATCTGTAGTTAATTCAAAGAAAGCAAATCTGTCTGCTGCAAAAAAGGAAAGAATTCCATTACCAGTTACTGATGAGGGGTATCGTTTTAGTGAATTTCTAAGTCACCCGTTTGGAATTCGAGCTATGTTGAACACAAATGCACTGCAAAATTTTGAATCACTTGATACCAACACATATAGATGCTTTCTTCGAAAGCTTCAGCTGCTAAATTTTGAAGCAGCGCCTGTGCTGGAGCTGAGAGTGACTCCGACTGAAGAGGATTGTGTTGTTGAAATGCTCTCTTGTAAG TTTCGAGGCTCAGAGATCTTGGAGCGCCAAAATAAGTATTTTACAG CTTTCATGATGAATCGCGTGACATGGAACACAATTGATTCTGAACCATTTTTAGAGGCCGACATGAAGTTGAATGTCACACTTGAG ATTTACACCGCACCCTTTACTTTACTGCCTGAATCTGCAGTTGAAGGCCCTGGAAATTT AAAGTGTGATGAAATACAGAATGGTTCAAGCTCTGGTGGATAG
- the LOC136236007 gene encoding probable xyloglucan endotransglucosylase/hydrolase protein 30, whose amino-acid sequence MKNSYSCILLLFILNSYGLSNAGNLNVSTISFDEGYSSLFGDGNLVRSPNGRSVRLLLNRFTGSGFISSKMYKYGFFSANIKLPAEYTAGICVAFYTSNQDVFEKTHDELDFEFLGNIPGKPWRFQTNLYGNGSTNHGREERYKLWFDPSKEFHRYSILWTEYYTVFFIDDVPIREVVRNEEMGSEYPAKPMSLYATIWDASNWATSGGRYKVNYKYAPFISEYKDFALEGCPVDPIQQLPSSSSYSDCQEANDRLLAAEYATLTRKQRYAMRRFRQRFMYYSYCYDTLRYPIPPPECVIDPAERERYKNTGRLKFGGSHQNRKRRSRRRVENRM is encoded by the exons atgaaaaattcataTTCCTGTATATTACTTTTGTTCATATTGAATAGCTATGGTTTATCAAACGCAGGTAATTTGAACGTTTCGACCATCTCCTTCGATGAGGGTTACTCTTCCCTCTTCGGAGATGGCAATCTCGTTCGCTCTCCCAATGGTAGAAGTGTCCGTCTCCTCCTCAATCGTTTTACAG GTTCGGGttttatttcatccaaaatgTATAAATATGGATTCTTCAGCGCAAACATTAAGTTGCCAGCAGAATATACAGCTGGAATATGTGTAGCATTCTAT ACATCAAACCAAGATGTGTTTGAGAAAACCCATGATGAATTAGACTTTGAATTCTTAGGAAATATACCAGGAAAACCATGGAGATTTCAAACTAACTTGTACGGTAACGGAAGCACCAATCAtggaagagaagaaagatataAATTATGGTTTGACCCGTCAAAGGAGTTTCATCGATACAGCATACTTTGGACCGAATATTACACCGT aTTTTTCATCGATGACGTTCCAATCCGAGAAGTGGTAAGAAATGAAGAAATGGGAAGTGAATATCCAGCAAAGCCGATGTCATTATATGCAACAATATGGGATGCATCAAATTGGGCAACTTCTGGTGGAAGATACAAGGTTAATTACAAGTATGCTCCTTTTATTTCTGAATACAAAGATTTTGCTTTAGAAGGATGTCCGGTTGATCCGATTCAACAACTTCCTTCTTCGTCTTCTTATTCCGACTGCCAAGAAGCCAACGATCGACTTCTTGCAGCGGAATACGCCACCCTCACTCGTAAACAACGTTATGCTATGCGAAGATTTCGACAACGTTTCATGTATTATTCATATTGTTACGACACGTTAAGATACCCCATTCCACCGCCAGAATGTGTTATTGATCCTGCCGAGAGGGAAAGATATAAGAACACCGGAAGATTGAAATTTGGTGGTAGTCATCAGAATCGGAAACGCCGGTCAAGGCGAAGGgttgaaaatagaatgtaa
- the LOC136235762 gene encoding uncharacterized protein isoform X2: MMIATSNYKCGLTRGIQIQSSSSMPPTLLFPFSTTIRMRSDSVNVCKSKLSVVNSKKANLSAAKKERIPLPVTDEGYRFSEFLSHPFGIRAMLNTNALQNFESLDTNTYRCFLRKLQLLNFEAAPVLELRVTPTEEDCVVEMLSCKFRGSEILERQNKYFTAFMMNRVTWNTIDSEPFLEADMKLNVTLEIYTAPFTLLPESAVEGPGNLMVQALVDRLISLFLQQLLQDYDEWTKQQFENLP; this comes from the exons ATGATGATAGCAACTAGTAATTACAAATGCGGATTAACAAgaggaattcaaattcaaagCTCCTCCTCCATGCCTCCAACCTTGCTTTTTCCATTCTCCACCACAATCAG GATGAGGAGTGATAGCGTAAATGTATGCAAATCCAAATTATCTGTAGTTAATTCAAAGAAAGCAAATCTGTCTGCTGCAAAAAAGGAAAGAATTCCATTACCAGTTACTGATGAGGGGTATCGTTTTAGTGAATTTCTAAGTCACCCGTTTGGAATTCGAGCTATGTTGAACACAAATGCACTGCAAAATTTTGAATCACTTGATACCAACACATATAGATGCTTTCTTCGAAAGCTTCAGCTGCTAAATTTTGAAGCAGCGCCTGTGCTGGAGCTGAGAGTGACTCCGACTGAAGAGGATTGTGTTGTTGAAATGCTCTCTTGTAAG TTTCGAGGCTCAGAGATCTTGGAGCGCCAAAATAAGTATTTTACAG CTTTCATGATGAATCGCGTGACATGGAACACAATTGATTCTGAACCATTTTTAGAGGCCGACATGAAGTTGAATGTCACACTTGAG ATTTACACCGCACCCTTTACTTTACTGCCTGAATCTGCAGTTGAAGGCCCTGGAAATTT AATGGTTCAAGCTCTGGTGGATAGGCTTATATCACTGTTCCTGCAGCAATTGTTGCAAGATTACGACGAGTGGACGAAACAGCAATTCGAAAATCTTCCCTGA
- the LOC136235762 gene encoding uncharacterized protein isoform X1: MMIATSNYKCGLTRGIQIQSSSSMPPTLLFPFSTTIRMRSDSVNVCKSKLSVVNSKKANLSAAKKERIPLPVTDEGYRFSEFLSHPFGIRAMLNTNALQNFESLDTNTYRCFLRKLQLLNFEAAPVLELRVTPTEEDCVVEMLSCKFRGSEILERQNKYFTAFMMNRVTWNTIDSEPFLEADMKLNVTLEIYTAPFTLLPESAVEGPGNFVMKYRMVQALVDRLISLFLQQLLQDYDEWTKQQFENLP, encoded by the exons ATGATGATAGCAACTAGTAATTACAAATGCGGATTAACAAgaggaattcaaattcaaagCTCCTCCTCCATGCCTCCAACCTTGCTTTTTCCATTCTCCACCACAATCAG GATGAGGAGTGATAGCGTAAATGTATGCAAATCCAAATTATCTGTAGTTAATTCAAAGAAAGCAAATCTGTCTGCTGCAAAAAAGGAAAGAATTCCATTACCAGTTACTGATGAGGGGTATCGTTTTAGTGAATTTCTAAGTCACCCGTTTGGAATTCGAGCTATGTTGAACACAAATGCACTGCAAAATTTTGAATCACTTGATACCAACACATATAGATGCTTTCTTCGAAAGCTTCAGCTGCTAAATTTTGAAGCAGCGCCTGTGCTGGAGCTGAGAGTGACTCCGACTGAAGAGGATTGTGTTGTTGAAATGCTCTCTTGTAAG TTTCGAGGCTCAGAGATCTTGGAGCGCCAAAATAAGTATTTTACAG CTTTCATGATGAATCGCGTGACATGGAACACAATTGATTCTGAACCATTTTTAGAGGCCGACATGAAGTTGAATGTCACACTTGAG ATTTACACCGCACCCTTTACTTTACTGCCTGAATCTGCAGTTGAAGGCCCTGGAAATTT TGTGATGAAATACAGAATGGTTCAAGCTCTGGTGGATAGGCTTATATCACTGTTCCTGCAGCAATTGTTGCAAGATTACGACGAGTGGACGAAACAGCAATTCGAAAATCTTCCCTGA
- the LOC136235761 gene encoding uncharacterized protein: MSSRGRTHTDRASSEDSVGSQHASFAPPNASDGARSSNVPGAGMPQNLHQFAEMMTAMAAQAQAQAQTGPLIDLNYERLRKMGAENFEGTTDPTKAEEWLKDTERVLTRLKCTLEQRLDYIVSLLKKHVITWWESIERVVVAPRVLTYEDFKKEFADRYMPRVYRDEKKVEFYNLKQGNMTVAEYELRFAEVSKYALDAVATEEDKCYRFEQGLRLEIQKFLAVKITDFKILLETATRVERTHQEERRVECTKRRYSESRGEQNTSFKRGGSYEHSSGRSEFQHGASSFRSGGRSGFRRSSGYGRGTGEHSSYSAPSVGTGRAFSAGAGGSFERRSTPPPTCVTCGRNHFGPCWRVGRIVCYGCGELGHIQRDCTTARGTSGSTPSATVGQSSMGDSGASAGRGRGRGRGGQGGGPSVSGVQATQAQYQTQVYAMTGDETLVSPEVITGTISISDIPAFVLIDPGSTHSYMTFALALKIPGNIESLGYELRVCMPMGSSVVVNNVRRACPIKIGAMEFHADLILMDFKEFDIILGMDWLSQHKAVVDCCAKEVVIKSTKGDEVVFVGKRVVVPSCLVSAIQAFRWIREGCDAFLAHIVDTEVEGPEWDDIPVVREFPEVFLDELPGLAPHREVDFTIDTLPRVAPISIAPYRMAPIELEELKKQLEELLDKGFVRPSTSPWGAPVLFVKKKDGSMRLCIDYRQLNRVTVKNRYPLPRIDDLLDQLKGAKIFSKIDLRSGYWQLRVADKDVSKTAFRTRYGHYEFLVMPFGLTNAPAAFMALMNRTFQQYLDQFVIVFIDDILVYSKTKEEHELHLGIVLQILKENELYAKLSKCEFWMEHVVFLGHVVSKDGVMLDPTKVKAIMEWNPPKSVTEVRSFLGLAGYYRRFVKGFSIIAGPLTKLLRKGVVYQWNEQCQKSFDELKKRLTSSPVLVLPSGRGGFVVYTDASKHGLGCVMMQNGKVIAYASRQLRTHEVNYPTHDLELAAIVHALKIWRHYLYGETFQILTDHKSLKYILTQKELNLRQRRWIELLKDYDCTIDYHPGKANVVADALSRKTSEVLASMRGHNITSLVDLRAMNVRLNVDEVNGLMATLQVRPMLEDRVMEMQAQDLYL, from the coding sequence ATGTCATCCAGAGGTAGAACACATACTGACCGAGCGTCTAGTGAGGACTCTGTTGGGTCCCAACATGCATCATTTGCACCTCCAAATGCTAGTGATGGAGCTAGGTCTTCAAACGTACCGGGAGCTGGTATGCCACAAAACTTACATCAGTTTGCTGAAATGATGACTGCAATGGCAGCTCAAGCTCAAGCTCAGGCTCAGACGGGTCCTTTAATTGATCTTAACTATGAGAGATTAAGGAAGATGGGGGCAGAAAACTTTGAGGGTACCACTGACCCTACCAAAGCTGAGGAATGGCTGAAGGACACTGAAAGAGTGCTGACCAGATTGAAGTGCACTCTTGAGCAGCGATTGGACTACATTGTCTCTTTACTGAAGAAGCATGTTattacttggtgggagtctATCGAGAGAGTTGTTGTTGCTCCTAGGGTACTAACATATGAAGACTTCAAGAAGGAGTTTGCTGATAGGTATATGCCTCGAGTGTACCGAGATGAGAAGAAAGTGGAATTTTATAATCTGAAGCAGGGTAATATGACAGTAGCTGAATATGAGCTTCGATTTGCTGAAGTTTCCAAGTATGCTCTAGATGCAGTGGCAACTGAGGAGGATAAGTGTTACCGTTTTGAGCAGGGTCTTAGATTGGAGATTCAGAAGTTTCTAGCAGTAAAGATTACTGATTTTAAGATCTTACTAGAAACAGCCACCAGAGTGGAGCGCACTCATCAGGAGGAGAGGCGTGTAGAATGTACTAAGAGGAGATATTCAGAGTCTCGGGGAGAACAAAATACTTCTTTTAAAAGAGGGGGGTCTTATGAGCACTCGAGCGGTAGGTCAGAGTTTCAACATGGAGCTTCTAGTTTTAGAAGTGGCGGCAGGTCTGGATTTAGGAGATCTTCTGGGTATGGCCGAGGTACTGGTGAGCATAGTTCTTATAGTGCTCCATCTGTGGGTACTGGTCGAGCATTCAGTGCTGGAGCTGGAGGTTCTTTTGAGAGAAGGTCTACACCACCACCAACTTGTGTCACTTGTGGCAGGAATCATTTTGGACCATGTTGGAGAGTTGGGAGGATTGTTTGTTATGGTTGTGGTGAGCTTGGTCACATCCAGCGTGACTGTACGACAGCTAGAGGTACTAGTGGTAGCACTCCTTCTGCTACGGTGGGACAAAGCAGTATGGGCGATAGTGGTGCTAGTGCTGGCAGAGGTCGTGGTAGAGGCCGAGGAGGCCAAGGTGGAGGTCCTAGTGTGAGCGGAGTTCAAGCAACTCAGGCACAATATCAAACACAAGTGTATGCAATGACCGGAGATGAGACACTTGTTTCTCCTGAAGTCATCACCGGTACTATTTCTATTTCTGATATTCCagcttttgttttgatagaTCCAGGATCCACACATTCATACATGACATTTGCTTTAGCTTTGAAAATACCTGGTAATATAGAATCACTTGGTTATGAATTGCGTGTTTGTATGCCTATGGGTAGTAGTGTGGTGGTGAATAATGTTAGGAGAGCTTGTCCAATTAAAATAGGAGCAATGGAGTTTCATGCAGATTTAATCCTAATGGATTTCAAGGAATTTGATATCATCCTAGGGATGGATTGGTTGTCTCAACATAAGGCAGTTGTAGACTGTTGTGCAAAGGAAGTAGTGATAAAGTCTACCAAAGGGGATGAGGTAGTATTTGTAGGAAAACGAGTAGTTGTTCCGTCGTGCTTAGTATCAGCTATCCAAGCTTTTCGTTGGATTAGGGAAGGTTGTGATGCATTTCTAGCTCATATTGTGGACACTGAGGTTGAAGGTCCAGAATGGGATGATATACCAGTGGTGAGGGAGTTTCCTGAAGTGTTTCTTGATGAGTTACCTGGTTTGGCTCCACATAGAGAAGTAGACTTTACCATTGATACCCTACCAAGGGTGGCTCCTATATCTATTGCACCATACAGAATGGCACCCATTGAGTTGGAGGAGTTGAAGAAACAATTAGAGGAATTGTTAGATAAAGGCTTTGTTAGACCAAGCACTTCACCTTGGGGTGCACCAGTCTTATTCGTGAAGAAGAAGGACGGGAGTATGCGACTTTGTATCGATTATCGACAACTGAATAGGGTAACTGTGAAGAACAGGTACCCTTTGCCGAGGATTGATGATTTGTTGGATCAGTTGAAGGGAgcaaaaatcttttcaaagattgATTTGAGGTCTGGATATTGGCAATTGAGGGTAGCGGATAAAGACGTTTCCAAGACAGCTTTTCGTACGCGTTATGGGCACTATGAGTTtctagtgatgccatttggattGACAAATGCACCAGCTGCATTCATGGCTCTAATGAACCGCACATTTCAGCAGTACCTGGATCAGTTTGTGATCGtctttattgatgatattttggtgTACTCAAAAACGAAAGAGGAGCATGAGTTGCATCTAGGAATAGTGTTGCAAATTTTAAAGGAGAATGAATTATATGCAAAATTGAGTAagtgtgaattttggatggaacATGTAGTCTTTTTGGGTCATGTGGTGTCTAAGGATGGGGTTATGCTTGATCCGactaaagtgaaggctatcATGGAGTGGAATCCACCAAAAAGCGTGACTGAAGTAAGGAGTTTTCTAGGTTTAGCAGGTTACTATAGAAGGTTTGTGAAAGGATTTTCAATTATTGCTGGCCCATTAAcgaagttgctaaggaaaggtGTAGTCTATCAATGGAATGAGCAGTGCCAGAAGAGTTTTGATGAATTGAAGAAAAGATTGACATCATCACCAGTGTTAGTACTACCATCTGGTAGAGGTGGATTTGTGGTGTATACTGATGCTTCAAAGCATGGTTTGGGATGTGTGATGATGCAGAACGGAAAGGTGATTGCTTATGCCTCTCGTCAGTTGAGAACACATGAGGTGAATTACCCCACACATGATTTGGAGTTAGCAGCAATTGTTCATGCCTTGAAGATTTGGAGACATTACttgtatggagaaacatttcaAATTCTCACTGATCATAAGAGTCTGAAATATATCCTTACACAAAAGGAGTTGAATTTGAGGCAAAGGAGATGGATCGAGTTATTAAAGGATTATGACTGCACCATTGATTATCACCCGGGCAAAGCGaatgttgtagcagatgcatTGAGTAGGAAGACTTCAGAAGTGTTAGCGAGCATGAGGGGTCATAATATAACATCATTAGTGGATTTAAGGGCTATGAACGTGAGATTAAATGTGGATGAGGTGAATGGGTTGATGGCTACACTACAAGTAAGGCCAATGTTAGAAGATAGGGTTATGGAAATGCAAGCTCAAGATCTTTATCTTTAG